GTATCATGATACTGTAAAGAGGCAAATACTCTGTAACTTCTTCAGTGTTTCTCCTTAGTTGGTCTATCCTTTGCCATGCCGTTACAGTAGTTACAGTACTAGCTAGTGCATAGCATGAATGCAGAGATTTGAGTTCTCTGCAGGCACAGGGTTCTTTCCCTGATGAGTCAGTGCCTTCAAAATGCAAAcgttatttatttgtttttggcAGAAGGTTCTGTTTCCCTTACCAAATGTCACAGCTATGCTCTCAGTGAATTTGATGCTTGAGTTGTTAAACAATTTTGGAGTAAAAAAGTTtgattacattttctttgttttctttcctccccgCTCTCATCTTCCCTTAcgtaaaacaaataaaaattacttcactATTGACAAAGACTGGTTCAAGCAGACTCAAGAGATTGTGACAGCCTTAGAAAACTGAACCCTTAAACAGGTTTAAATGGCAGATGGTACAAAAAACCATAAAGTTGCATGTGGTGAGCTAGGCAAGTGTTTACTTTTTACATATGTGACTGCTAAAGAATGGATAAAATCGTGGTAATTGTATACTGTCGCTGGTGTGCTTTGTACTTCTCGCTTCTATTTGTGGAGGTTGATGTCAGAATTGTTGAACAGCTAGGGTGTTTGGCCCATATCCTAGTTGACTGGGCAGTAGAGTTGGTACCTTCAGCTACAAAAGTGTTGACGGAAAGAACGTGGGTGATGAACAGAGACAGGGAAGGCGAAGGAGCAGTGATGGCATAGCACACACAGCAGTTCAGATATGCTCTTGAAAGCTTTGTTTGCCACACTGAGTTCCTCGTTGCGCTGTCCACATCCTTTGCAATTCAGGACAGTTTGGACTTAAGGcacctgaaacatttttttgttgacGGACTGTTAGAAGCCTCACGCAGTTTGTAATTTAAATTGAGCAAAGACTGCCTGAAGAAGTTGCTTGCATGCTTTTAATAACTGCCACCAATGCTACACCACAAACTTTTTCACTGCTGTACGTATAAcgggatttttttgttttgttaacaGGATAGCAATTTTGGATTGCAACAAACTCCAGCACTACAGGAACCATGGTTTCACAGTGATGAGCCGCTGCTTTCACAAGTTCTGAAACTACCGGCCAGTCTTCCTTGAATTTTGGTGTGTGTGAGTCCTTGGTGGAGGTTGCATATATACATGTTTTCATGAAGAGAAGTGAGAAGCCAGAAGGTTATAGACAAATGAGGCCTAAGACTTTTCCTGCCAGTAACTAtactggcagcagccagcagatgCTACAGGAAATACGAGAGAGCCTCAGGAATTTACCTAAACCCTCAGATGCTGCTAAAGCTGATCACAGCATGAGTAAAATGTTACCTGAAGATCCTAGACAAGGCCGAAATCCCCCCAAATTTGTAACATATCATAAAGTTTTGCAGGAGATAAGAAACTCACTCCTGCCTTTTGCAAACGAAACAACCTCAGCTGTCAAAGGAACATCAGAAGTTAATCGACAAATGCTGCAAGACTTGCAAGCTGCTGGCTTTGATGAggtgaaatgttttattttcaagatttGTTGTTCTGCTATCTATAAACTATTAGTATGTATCAGAAAGGGTGTTGATCATGGAATGTTTGAACAGCATATGATAGAGCAAAATAGCTTCTTCAAAATGTGGTAGGTTTCTAATTAGCATGCAGTGAAAGTGGTAACAATGGGGAATGAAGAAGAGGAATAGAAGGATTTAGAGAGGCTTGGAttctggggttttctttttaagcatctTGGTAGGGGTAGgttgttttaattgttttcatcAGTTTAGGCAGAGAGAACTGGACTCTCTAGACCATGGATTTTGTCTCTGATACTCAACAGAATTTCAGGTTGTCCTCAGTTAAAATATGTTGATAAAATATGGCAGTTATAAATTGAAAGGCAGTaccaaatatttcagaaagtacTTTTAATGACCTTTTTACATCTGTGGCTTATAGAGACTCAAACTTTGTGGAGAAAGAAATTTGGCTATCCTTGCTTCATGCGCTTTGTCAGATACAGATAAAATACCAAGGTATACGGCACAACTAATCACAGTGTGTCTTCTATGTGGTATACTCTGAAGGCAAAAATGGCAAGTCTCTTGAAAATCTTGGGCATAAGTAAATattctgctgttcttttcaTTATAAGAACAAGGAACtaaatttttcaatttatttatattttaaattattgattAGGCTTATTTCCATCCATTCATTTTAATAAGCGAAAGGAGACTGAAAAGTGGTCTCcaggaataaaaaattaatacactTACAGCTCCTGTGTTTTTACTAGGATTTGCACATCGAGGTAAATGATACCTGTTTTCATGCCTTCTCTGTAAGCCTGAGTACAAAAGCacgtttaaaaaaaaggctggcAAACCACTCATCTTTCCAGTGGAAAAAGGCACAGTACCACAGTAGGGATTACCTTCACAGGAGTGCACCGCTTGTAACAGCGACCAGCTCACAAGTTCTATGGGCTGTGATGCTTCGGTATTTACAGAGATCTTCCTCTGCCAGGAGTGAGCTTCTCCAAAACTATCAGCTGGCGTTTCCTCAACAATGTCCCAGTGTCAGGTGCTGAGAGTGGTTTTTcacattccttttttcctcGCTCAGATACATACTTCAGGCTGTGTTTGCAGTAAGAATGGAAGGATTttataatgataaaatattttggtttggtttgttttgaatttttgctTGAATTTGCTCCTTCTCTGTGGTTTGCTGCTGAGGctggtttttctgtttggttggttttttttttaaagtagatcAGTTCTCAGGTCCATTTTTCCAGACTGAACCTGCAGTCGTTTTTGCGAATTGAAGACTGGTATGTGGCTGGATAATTAACTAGAAAGGTATCTTAAGTTGGCATTTTTGTTGGATCCTTTGTATCTTGAAGCCTTTTGCTCCTACCCTTCGTTCTTGGCTACAACTGAGAAGTCCTGGGACACCTGTGGTTATATGGACCTTTTTTCAGGCACAGTGCCAGTGTAAGCCGTTTCTGCTGTGTGTTAACCCACAGTTGTGTTGCCACAATTGTCCGTATAGCATTGGCCCCATAACGCTGCTGGGAAGAGATACAGCTGAAGTAGCTGAAGGTGCAGCATTTTTCTTGGCAGGCCTATTTGAGACAGCAAGTAGGAAATGAGAATGTATTTGGAGCTGGGATTGTTTTACGGACTGGATTGTACCTGGGGTGTGTTGGCCAGGTGTAGGCAGCTgattgtacctttttttttttttttaatatattgaatGTCACAAATGTTCTGGttagccccccccccccccccacctctcaAGTAGCAGGATTAAAGCTGAACAGGTAGATATCAGTAtcaggtttgtgtgtgtgtatatatagcgTGTATATCAACAGtaatatatatatctatgtgtAAAGTAATTATGGGAGAACAcagtttattttgtgtgtgtgtttggtttttttttttttttttttttaaacaccctAAATAGTTTACAGGAAATCCCTCTTGCTTGTTAGGATTCAAGTGCAGTCCTCATATGTTCTGTGTAAGGTGATACCCTTCAAGACATTGAATACTTCATGTCACATAGGTGACCAAGGTTTTTGTTCCTCAGCTAGAGGGGGGAAGAGATCCTTTGGCTCTTACTCAAGCTCTCTGGTTAGTGGAGAGGAAACTAAATTTAATCTCTTAAAATATTGCTGGCTCTGTACTTTGGGATTCTGTATGTCTTTATGGCTTGGTTATGTGAACTTGTACATTTAGGTTTATATATTGTAGAATTACTTAACTAAAAAGACAGTAAATTTGGTTTTGaaaccaaagaagaaaattaaagttgAGGTAGGAATGAATAATGGGTCCtataaaagtatattaaaacTGGAAATCAAATACACTGGACAACTTAACCTCTGTTCACACAATAATGAAACAGCATCTTGGTGCTGaaaatgtgctgctttgcaACAGATCAGTCTTGCCTATAATAGTAAAAGTGTTGCAGGCGAAACTGTCTGGTGCAGGAGCTATGAGATCAAAATTTGTATCTGCTTTTCCACCAGTGTCAGCTGGTCTTTGAACATTGCAGCAACcttatatgtattttttgattttaaaatcctttaagGTTCTGCTTTGTTCATTGAATTTAATTATTGTTTCTGAAGTCTATATGTGGTTTTGTATGTTGGTAGTGTTAAAAATGTACATACATACAGTGAAAGTGTAAATGTGGGTTTGAATTTGAAATCGGTACTGACTGCTTCCCTTTTGAGCCCTCTTTGATTTCCCATTAATTTTAGTAGAGGTGAATGCTGTTGTGTGTAGGTAACCTGTTCAAACGTAATATGAACTGAAATTATTGCTTTGATATGACAAAGTATGGCCACAATAAATCACTAAAGACAATGTGTTTAATTATAGAGAGTTACACTGTGGATTTGTTTCAGACTTGTCGAGTCAGCTGCACAAATCCTGTGCAATGTAAGTGGGATAGCAGTGCCTGAATTTCAGCCATCTTTGAAATTCTGCCTCTGATGCTTGACCTTGATCTCATTCAAGTCAGTGGAAAAACCTCTGGTCTGTAATACATTTTCCATTGACAGAGCTGGGGTTGGCCATCAGATCAAAACTTGTGTTCTCAGAGATCCAAACACAGAGCCTAAATCAACTGCTAAAATAATGGAATTTCTGCCAATAATGTTGTCTACATCAGGAAGAATTCTCTGGGAGAAACTAATGGATATTTGTTGACAAAGTGTCAGCTGAGTTGaaggaaaacatgcaaaacCCAGTGAGTTTCATGTTAGGGTATCTTTCATAGAGTAActcaggttggaagggccctctggtCATCACGTAACCAGCTGTTACCAGGGTAGAGCGTATCGGTGTGTGTAAGCAGAGTGTTTGTACGAATAGCAAAGTGACACGATTTACATCAGACTACAGTGCTTCAACAAGTTAACTTTAGTTCCTGAAGATCCAGGTTGTATTAGTGTTTTGGAGGATCTGTTgtggagaaaatgttttaaaattagttttaaatcGATGGAGAGAAATCAGTTATGTACTTTGGTAAAATTACTGGTGGATATTTGGCTAAATAATTACAGTTTTCTGtacttttgaaatttttgtgtaacttattttttgtatataattttctctttagGATATGGTAGTACAAGCTCTTAGACAGACTAACAACCGTAGTATAGAAGCTGCTATCGAATTTATAAGTAAAATGAGCTACCAGGATCCTCGTCGGGAACAGAtggttgcagcagcagcaagaccTGTAAACGCAGGTATGAAACCACCAGGTAGGTGTATCTGTGGCAACTCAGTAACTCGCTGAGTGTATTCTCATAGGTGAAAGATGTAAAATAGCAAATTCCTCCTTCATGTGCTCACAGTGGAACAGAGGAGATGTTGAGAtatggtttgttgtttttttttttttccttttagaaatagCTTGTAAAGTATATAACGTAATTCTCCTGAAAGATAGGTGCATTTGACAAGaatttcttcagtgtttctttttataactGCATGGTTGTACTATTGtgtgtaaatattttacagaaggaaTGGCATTCAGGTCtcattttagtaatttttgtCCATCGTTGGTGTGATAcccatattttgttttcagtgtcaGGTGCCATTTAGAAGTCagtaaattcttattttaattttttgtctcTCGTCACTCACACTCTCCCACACAGCAGCactatgtatgtgtgtatatatattatttgtgtctatacacatttatataaCATGGCtacaatatttgtatttcaggatGCTGTGTTTTAAGATCCTCTCTCTACTTaaattttctgcttgctttcagattttgtgtgtgtgatttttaaGGCAGACTTCATGTTTTTGTGGAAGTTAAGGGATGGAGTATAGCTTTAGTAGCAACAGAGTCAGAATTTTGCTGCTTGCCATTATTACTCTCTTGAGACATGCAAGCATGTTTTTAATACGtcttgatgttttccttttttaaccaGGTTTTAGTAGCATACATATAAACAAATTATAACtttcaaatgcagcagaaaTACTGAACTTGTGTGTGACTGAAGTTGAGtgctgagctgccagctctgtAAAGTTAGGTTTTAAATTTACCATATAGGTATGAAGAAAAATTAGTCATGTAGAGTAGCAAAGTacagcattattttcatttagtcTGTGAAGTAGGGTTAATCGGTGCTTGTATGAAGCAGCTAGCTAAATGCCACCATTTAGCCAtgatttttgttgttacttGCAAAGATCTAGTAATTAGCATATTATTTTACTGAAGGTACAGTGACTTTTCAGCAGTTACGGTACTGCATTGTGTTTGCAAGTGTCACAGCAATAACATTGTAAAAAGCACAATAAGACTGCATGCTCTGTCAGTTCCTTGcatattattttgatttatgatGCAAAATAACATCGGTAAAGTAAATATATTGCAGAGTTCAGCTctggaagttttattttcataccaCTTTAATTCTCGCCTCTTTACAAAGCTTTTACCCATGAAGACCtaacttttcattttgaagtacGTAATCAAAATTTGCATGCAAGGAATATAACACTTTGGATGAACTGTACGCATACAAGGGTGTAAGCGGGCTATTTGattttacagcattcagttaaATTTTAGTTTAAGAACAGTTCATTTATTATAAGTGTTAAGCTGGAAGGAATAGCAACGTGACTAAACCTATTTTTCCATGCtattgcttttttgcttttgtactgAACATGTCTTCTGAGAGTTGCTTCTATGcatgattaaaaatacatagaacACCTAATAATCTTGCATATTACcgtttttccaattaaaaattGAATGTATCTGTGATTGAAGCAAGAAAACATATTCAGAAAAGTGATTTCTAAAAACTGATACTGTAGTATATTAGAGCATATTACCATAGCATGCTGTGTATTACTAGATAGAGATaaatttttcatgtgaaataCATTGGATTATGCTATCGGAGAATTCCCATCCTATTACTGTAGTAATTAATgcagaataataaaatattcaaagcagtaaatagaaataatttctaataatataaatgctgtgttttcttgtaAAAGCAGGGACTGTACAGCAATCAGTTAACCgcaagcagagctggaagggttCTAAGGAGTCCTTGGTTCCTCAGAGGCATGGCCCTTCCCTGGGAGATGGTGTAGTTTATCGCTCAGAAagtcccagctctcagcctgaTGTAGGAAGGCCACTGTCTGGATCTGGCATTGCAGCATTTGCTCAGGCTCATCCTGGCAATGGGCAAAGAGTGAATCCCCCGCCTCTACCACAGATAAGGAGCgtcactcctcctcctccacctcctcgAGGACAGACACCCCCTCCAAGGGGAACTactcctccacctccttcctGGGAACCGAACTCTCAAACAAAGCGTTACTCTGGAAACATGGAATATGTGATCTCCCGTATTTCTCCAGTGCCACCGGGAGCATGGCAGGATGGTTATCCACCTCCACCTATGAATCCTCCACCCATGAATTCTTCCACACAGGGTCAGAGAGGCATGAGTGCTGTCCCCATTGGCAGGCAACCAATAATCATGCAGAGTTCTGCCAACAGCAAATTTAGTTTTCCCTCAGGAAGAGCTGGAATGCAAAATGGCAATTGTCAGGCAGAATTCATAGTTCACCAGAGTGTGGTGTCTGGGAACTCTGTAAGTCGCCAGCCGCCCCCATACCCCATGAATCCAACTAACAGGCAGAGTCCCACAGCACTACAGATGCAggcaggaggatctgctcctcCTTCAGCATACACCAATGGGAACCTTCCTCAGGCAATGATGGTGCCAAACAGAAATAGTCACAACATGGAACTTTATAATACAAATGTAGCTGGGATACCTGCGTCCTGGTCACAGCCTTCCCCTGTGCAACCGCAGTCATCACCTGGCAACGGGCATGACATGCCTACATGGCAACCCAATGTTCCTGTGCGGTCAAATTCTTTCAACAACCATCATGGAAGTAGGCAGAGTCACTCTACCAGCTCTCAGCCTTCGGCTACAACAGTAACAGCTATAACGCCAGCTCCCATTCAGCAACCAGTAAAAAGTATGCGTGTGTTAAAACCAGAGCTGCAGACTGCCTTAGCGCCCACTCACCCTTCCTGGATGCCACAACCAGTGCAAACTGTTCAGACCATTCCCTTCTCTGAAACCCAACCTGCGAATATGGCGGTGATGTCTCCTGTTGCAGAAGCTCCAAATTACCAGGGTCCCCCCCCACCTTACCCAAAACACTTGTTACACCAGAATCCCTCTGTCAATCTGTATGAGACGGGACCCAAGCTCAACAAGGAGGAACTGCCTGTTTTATCCAAGGAGGATGAGAATGAAAAGAATTATGAATGTGGTGATTCaacagacaaagaaaagaaacaaattacaaCATCACCTGTTCCTGttagaaaaaacaagaaagatgaagaaagaagagagtcTCGCATTCAAAGCTACTCCCCTCAGGCCTTTAAATTCTTCATGGAGCAGCACGTGGAGAATATACTCAAGTCACATCAGCAGCGTTTGCATCGGAAGAAACAACTAGAGAATGAAATGATGCGGGTAAACTCTTCTGCCTTTCTAAATCTATGACTAGAGAGCTGTTCCtgtattaattttaagaaatatatcTTAATTTTAGAATCTTCAGATAAATAGAACATTGTGGTATATCGTGGTATTGAAGtctatttttagtttttgtGTTTGAGATGTGGCAAATTCTTCACTGGTTTGTCTACATACCTCATTGTCctcttagaaattatttttttaagtcagatTTTTGCCTGTCTAAATGTATCTTACCTGGCTCATGTATGATaaggcagcagaagcaaaatcaTTGTTGTGTGAACTGAGATTTAACTGTGTGGCTCATAGCTTTTTGTTATGGGCTATATTTAATCCTGATTTTTAAGTGAGTTATatggaatattttaatgatttttaaaagtttgtgttggtgggttttgttttgtttgcctgtttttttaaaataaaatctgcaggTACAAGTAGCAAAGCAGGTACAAGTGGTAGGCTGGCTAGTGCATTTATATAGTCACCAAAACAGTGATACCTTCTACATTCTGCAGTTTGTTTCCAGTAGCAGTAGGATTTTTTCAAGTTCAAATccaaaaaatcagtatttaaaagttacatttttagaatgaaaaagaaatggtaCCTTTTGCCTAAGTATTTTATAATCCAGGCTGTAAGGGTATCTGTTTAAACAAGGGGTAATTGAATGGGGTAATAAAAAACAGATGTTaacaaaaacatgtaaaatcAACTTATTTGTGCCTACATGAAGTCAGTTATCTTTTTCTGggatttcagtgttttactAAACCAAATCAAAAGGGTAAAAACTGGAGCTGATGTATACATATGtcatttcaaaagagaaaatagtgAGAAGTAGTGAAATTAAGGtttgcagaaatggaaaattgaGCTGTATTACTTAAGAGTTGTAGGTGAAAATCTGACAATAAGTGTGATGTATCTCTTAATTTAGTCTATGAAAGAATGTGTTTGACTTATGCCACTTTCTTGaagtgctgctttttaaatcCATGTTTTCTTACTCTTTGAAAATTCTTCCTGTAAGCTGTAGTGTTTTATAAGTTTTTGTGTAATCATGAATGTGTAAATGATAGCAAGATTTCTTCCTGGAACTCTTCGAGATCTTCATTCTTAGtgttctctctttccttttcacttcCACTAACAGCTGATTTAAACTGTTAAGGTGTGGGAAGCTTTCCTGAACTCTGTAATCTCCATCCCTGTGTAGACAAGTAAGATTTTGGAGCAACAGTATTTATTAAGAATAGCATGATCCTCTTTTTAGAGGGCTTTGCATGCAATCCTGCATCAAAATTAAGCATGAATTTATTTTGACTATTTTGAGTACTTAAATGTAAGATTATAATTAATGTTGATTTGCAAACTTCACTTTCCCTTCTTACTGTGTTGTGTTCCATAGTAAGCATAAGCATTACGTATATGAAAACACTGATACAacttttttgatatttttcgTGTGCATTTAAAGCACCCTAGTAAATCTCTTTTCTTACATGAAATGcaatttataatatttatacTAGATTTAAAGCTGCGATCTTTAATTACAGGCTGAAGGGTGGAAAATGGGGTATTATGCTGTGGCAGACCTCTCCTTTTTCATCAGGGTATTGGAGAGGAATGCCACAAtagtgaaatatattttggcctttatgagaaaaaggaaaactaagaaGCTTAAGAggattttaaaagtattaaatgCCGCCTTTTCTCCACTTTGGTaggaatttaaaaaggaaaaatccccAGAATGCATCCCTGCAGAAATGCCTACCTTCACAGGATG
This Phalacrocorax aristotelis chromosome 3, bGulAri2.1, whole genome shotgun sequence DNA region includes the following protein-coding sequences:
- the LATS1 gene encoding serine/threonine-protein kinase LATS1 isoform X2, giving the protein MKRSEKPEGYRQMRPKTFPASNYTGSSQQMLQEIRESLRNLPKPSDAAKADHSMSKMLPEDPRQGRNPPKFVTYHKVLQEIRNSLLPFANETTSAVKGTSEVNRQMLQDLQAAGFDEDMVVQALRQTNNRSIEAAIEFISKMSYQDPRREQMVAAAARPVNAGMKPPGTVQQSVNRKQSWKGSKESLVPQRHGPSLGDGVVYRSESPSSQPDVGRPLSGSGIAAFAQAHPGNGQRVNPPPLPQIRSVTPPPPPPRGQTPPPRGTTPPPPSWEPNSQTKRYSGNMEYVISRISPVPPGAWQDGYPPPPMNPPPMNSSTQGQRGMSAVPIGRQPIIMQSSANSKFSFPSGRAGMQNGNCQAEFIVHQSVVSGNSVSRQPPPYPMNPTNRQSPTALQMQAGGSAPPSAYTNGNLPQAMMVPNRNSHNMELYNTNVAGIPASWSQPSPVQPQSSPGNGHDMPTWQPNVPVRSNSFNNHHGSRQSHSTSSQPSATTVTAITPAPIQQPVKSMRVLKPELQTALAPTHPSWMPQPVQTVQTIPFSETQPANMAVMSPVAEAPNYQGPPPPYPKHLLHQNPSVNLYETGPKLNKEELPVLSKEDENEKNYECGDSTDKEKKQITTSPVPVRKNKKDEERRESRIQSYSPQAFKFFMEQHVENILKSHQQRLHRKKQLENEMMRVGLSPEARDQMRKMLCQKESNYIRLRRAKMDKSMFVKIKTLGVGAFGEVCLARKVDTNALYATKTLRKKDVLLRNQVAHVKAERDILAEADNEWVVRLYYSFQDKDNLYFVMDYIPGGDMMSLLIRMGVFPENLARFYTAELTCAVESVHKMGFIHRDIKPDNILIDRDGHIKLTDFGLCTGFRWTHDSKYYQSGDHARQDSMDFSNEWGDPANCRCGDRLKPLERRAARQHQRCLAHSLVGTPNYIAPEVLLRTGYTQLCDWWSVGVILFEMLVGQPPFLAQTPLETQMKVINWQTALHIPPQAKLTPEASDLIIKLCRGPEDRLGKNGADEIKAHPFFKTIDFSSDLRRQSAFYIPKIAHPTDTSNFDPVDPDKLWSDDDKEGNRNDTLNGWYKNGKHPEHAFYEFTFRRFFDDNGYPYNNPKPIEYEYGSSRNSEQQSDDDDDDGEDQAGRGVQNRDLVYV
- the LATS1 gene encoding serine/threonine-protein kinase LATS1 isoform X1, which gives rise to MKRSEKPEGYRQMRPKTFPASNYTGSSQQMLQEIRESLRNLPKPSDAAKADHSMSKMLPEDPRQGRNPPKFVTYHKVLQEIRNSLLPFANETTSAVKGTSEVNRQMLQDLQAAGFDEDMVVQALRQTNNRSIEAAIEFISKMSYQDPRREQMVAAAARPVNAGMKPPAGTVQQSVNRKQSWKGSKESLVPQRHGPSLGDGVVYRSESPSSQPDVGRPLSGSGIAAFAQAHPGNGQRVNPPPLPQIRSVTPPPPPPRGQTPPPRGTTPPPPSWEPNSQTKRYSGNMEYVISRISPVPPGAWQDGYPPPPMNPPPMNSSTQGQRGMSAVPIGRQPIIMQSSANSKFSFPSGRAGMQNGNCQAEFIVHQSVVSGNSVSRQPPPYPMNPTNRQSPTALQMQAGGSAPPSAYTNGNLPQAMMVPNRNSHNMELYNTNVAGIPASWSQPSPVQPQSSPGNGHDMPTWQPNVPVRSNSFNNHHGSRQSHSTSSQPSATTVTAITPAPIQQPVKSMRVLKPELQTALAPTHPSWMPQPVQTVQTIPFSETQPANMAVMSPVAEAPNYQGPPPPYPKHLLHQNPSVNLYETGPKLNKEELPVLSKEDENEKNYECGDSTDKEKKQITTSPVPVRKNKKDEERRESRIQSYSPQAFKFFMEQHVENILKSHQQRLHRKKQLENEMMRVGLSPEARDQMRKMLCQKESNYIRLRRAKMDKSMFVKIKTLGVGAFGEVCLARKVDTNALYATKTLRKKDVLLRNQVAHVKAERDILAEADNEWVVRLYYSFQDKDNLYFVMDYIPGGDMMSLLIRMGVFPENLARFYTAELTCAVESVHKMGFIHRDIKPDNILIDRDGHIKLTDFGLCTGFRWTHDSKYYQSGDHARQDSMDFSNEWGDPANCRCGDRLKPLERRAARQHQRCLAHSLVGTPNYIAPEVLLRTGYTQLCDWWSVGVILFEMLVGQPPFLAQTPLETQMKVINWQTALHIPPQAKLTPEASDLIIKLCRGPEDRLGKNGADEIKAHPFFKTIDFSSDLRRQSAFYIPKIAHPTDTSNFDPVDPDKLWSDDDKEGNRNDTLNGWYKNGKHPEHAFYEFTFRRFFDDNGYPYNNPKPIEYEYGSSRNSEQQSDDDDDDGEDQAGRGVQNRDLVYV
- the LATS1 gene encoding serine/threonine-protein kinase LATS1 isoform X4; amino-acid sequence: MKRSEKPEGYRQMRPKTFPASNYTGSSQQMLQEIRESLRNLPKPSDAAKADHSMSKMLPEDPRQGRNPPKFVTYHKVLQEIRNSLLPFANETTSAVKGTSEVNRQMLQDLQAAGFDEDMVVQALRQTNNRSIEAAIEFISKMSYQDPRREQMVAAAARPVNAGTVQQSVNRKQSWKGSKESLVPQRHGPSLGDGVVYRSESPSSQPDVGRPLSGSGIAAFAQAHPGNGQRVNPPPLPQIRSVTPPPPPPRGQTPPPRGTTPPPPSWEPNSQTKRYSGNMEYVISRISPVPPGAWQDGYPPPPMNPPPMNSSTQGQRGMSAVPIGRQPIIMQSSANSKFSFPSGRAGMQNGNCQAEFIVHQSVVSGNSVSRQPPPYPMNPTNRQSPTALQMQAGGSAPPSAYTNGNLPQAMMVPNRNSHNMELYNTNVAGIPASWSQPSPVQPQSSPGNGHDMPTWQPNVPVRSNSFNNHHGSRQSHSTSSQPSATTVTAITPAPIQQPVKSMRVLKPELQTALAPTHPSWMPQPVQTVQTIPFSETQPANMAVMSPVAEAPNYQGPPPPYPKHLLHQNPSVNLYETGPKLNKEELPVLSKEDENEKNYECGDSTDKEKKQITTSPVPVRKNKKDEERRESRIQSYSPQAFKFFMEQHVENILKSHQQRLHRKKQLENEMMRVGLSPEARDQMRKMLCQKESNYIRLRRAKMDKSMFVKIKTLGVGAFGEVCLARKVDTNALYATKTLRKKDVLLRNQVAHVKAERDILAEADNEWVVRLYYSFQDKDNLYFVMDYIPGGDMMSLLIRMGVFPENLARFYTAELTCAVESVHKMGFIHRDIKPDNILIDRDGHIKLTDFGLCTGFRWTHDSKYYQSGDHARQDSMDFSNEWGDPANCRCGDRLKPLERRAARQHQRCLAHSLVGTPNYIAPEVLLRTGYTQLCDWWSVGVILFEMLVGQPPFLAQTPLETQMKVINWQTALHIPPQAKLTPEASDLIIKLCRGPEDRLGKNGADEIKAHPFFKTIDFSSDLRRQSAFYIPKIAHPTDTSNFDPVDPDKLWSDDDKEGNRNDTLNGWYKNGKHPEHAFYEFTFRRFFDDNGYPYNNPKPIEYEYGSSRNSEQQSDDDDDDGEDQAGRGVQNRDLVYV
- the LATS1 gene encoding serine/threonine-protein kinase LATS1 isoform X3, with the protein product MKRSEKPEGYRQMRPKTFPASNYTGSSQQMLQEIRESLRNLPKPSDAAKADHSMSKMLPEDPRQGRNPPKFVTYHKVLQEIRNSLLPFANETTSAVKGTSEVNRQMLQDLQAAGFDEDMVVQALRQTNNRSIEAAIEFISKMSYQDPRREQMVAAAARPVNAAGTVQQSVNRKQSWKGSKESLVPQRHGPSLGDGVVYRSESPSSQPDVGRPLSGSGIAAFAQAHPGNGQRVNPPPLPQIRSVTPPPPPPRGQTPPPRGTTPPPPSWEPNSQTKRYSGNMEYVISRISPVPPGAWQDGYPPPPMNPPPMNSSTQGQRGMSAVPIGRQPIIMQSSANSKFSFPSGRAGMQNGNCQAEFIVHQSVVSGNSVSRQPPPYPMNPTNRQSPTALQMQAGGSAPPSAYTNGNLPQAMMVPNRNSHNMELYNTNVAGIPASWSQPSPVQPQSSPGNGHDMPTWQPNVPVRSNSFNNHHGSRQSHSTSSQPSATTVTAITPAPIQQPVKSMRVLKPELQTALAPTHPSWMPQPVQTVQTIPFSETQPANMAVMSPVAEAPNYQGPPPPYPKHLLHQNPSVNLYETGPKLNKEELPVLSKEDENEKNYECGDSTDKEKKQITTSPVPVRKNKKDEERRESRIQSYSPQAFKFFMEQHVENILKSHQQRLHRKKQLENEMMRVGLSPEARDQMRKMLCQKESNYIRLRRAKMDKSMFVKIKTLGVGAFGEVCLARKVDTNALYATKTLRKKDVLLRNQVAHVKAERDILAEADNEWVVRLYYSFQDKDNLYFVMDYIPGGDMMSLLIRMGVFPENLARFYTAELTCAVESVHKMGFIHRDIKPDNILIDRDGHIKLTDFGLCTGFRWTHDSKYYQSGDHARQDSMDFSNEWGDPANCRCGDRLKPLERRAARQHQRCLAHSLVGTPNYIAPEVLLRTGYTQLCDWWSVGVILFEMLVGQPPFLAQTPLETQMKVINWQTALHIPPQAKLTPEASDLIIKLCRGPEDRLGKNGADEIKAHPFFKTIDFSSDLRRQSAFYIPKIAHPTDTSNFDPVDPDKLWSDDDKEGNRNDTLNGWYKNGKHPEHAFYEFTFRRFFDDNGYPYNNPKPIEYEYGSSRNSEQQSDDDDDDGEDQAGRGVQNRDLVYV